One window of Neptuniibacter halophilus genomic DNA carries:
- a CDS encoding heme biosynthesis HemY N-terminal domain-containing protein, with product MKKLFLLLLVILAAGAFIGELMVKDPGYVLIAYNQTTIETSLWVLLVALILGFALLHGILSLISRTQLPTARLQAWKEHRNQRISRRKTLKGLTSLSEGNWAQAQKQLAQAAERSDLPLVNYLAAARAAHEQNNEKATDELLQKARNSTPEAELTVAISQAEIQLSRGQLEPCLATLLRLRSMAPKNTYVMKLLKDVYLRLNDWSALAKLIPVMRKHQALKEDGLAELSRQCNSQLLQESIDKLPVETSAEDRHKALGRAWHNLPGDPGSDPELVQRYTELLVSLGADDRAEQHLRDLIKRNWDEQLVNLYGRVNAENAKKQLDTARSWAKSHSESPALLLTLGRLSMRNQHWGQAVKYFEQSLELEPRSETLAELARLLRHLGDQDRAQALLQQNLNLVASGLPELPMPEAVAEKTPA from the coding sequence ATGAAAAAGCTGTTCCTGTTACTCCTCGTTATTCTGGCAGCCGGTGCTTTTATCGGCGAGTTGATGGTCAAGGATCCGGGATATGTGCTGATCGCTTATAACCAGACCACCATCGAAACCAGCCTCTGGGTGCTTCTGGTGGCGCTGATCCTTGGCTTCGCCCTGCTTCACGGCATCCTCAGCCTGATCAGCCGGACTCAGCTACCGACCGCACGCCTGCAAGCCTGGAAAGAGCACCGCAACCAGCGCATCAGCCGACGCAAGACACTGAAAGGTCTGACCTCCCTTTCGGAAGGCAACTGGGCGCAGGCGCAGAAACAACTGGCGCAGGCGGCTGAACGTTCGGACCTGCCACTGGTTAACTATCTGGCTGCAGCCCGTGCCGCCCATGAGCAGAATAACGAAAAAGCCACCGATGAACTGCTGCAGAAAGCCCGCAACAGTACGCCGGAAGCAGAACTGACCGTGGCTATCTCTCAGGCGGAGATCCAGCTCTCACGCGGCCAACTGGAACCCTGTCTGGCAACCCTGCTGCGCCTGCGCAGTATGGCCCCGAAAAACACCTATGTAATGAAATTGCTGAAGGACGTATACCTGCGTCTGAACGACTGGTCAGCGCTGGCTAAACTGATTCCGGTGATGCGCAAACATCAGGCGCTGAAAGAGGACGGTCTGGCTGAGCTGAGCCGCCAGTGCAACAGCCAGTTGCTGCAGGAAAGCATCGATAAACTGCCGGTAGAAACCAGTGCAGAAGATCGTCACAAGGCACTGGGCAGAGCCTGGCACAACCTGCCGGGCGATCCGGGCAGTGACCCTGAACTGGTCCAGCGCTATACCGAACTGCTGGTCTCGCTGGGCGCTGATGATCGTGCCGAGCAACACCTGCGTGATCTGATCAAGCGCAACTGGGATGAGCAACTGGTTAACCTGTACGGCAGGGTCAACGCTGAAAATGCGAAGAAACAGTTAGACACCGCACGTAGCTGGGCCAAATCTCACAGCGAAAGTCCGGCACTGCTGCTGACGCTGGGACGGCTATCTATGCGCAATCAGCACTGGGGGCAGGCGGTTAAGTACTTTGAACAGAGTCTGGAGCTGGAACCGCGCTCTGAAACACTGGCTGAGCTGGCTCGCCTGCTACGCCATCTGGGCGACCAGGATCGCGCTCAGGCTCTGCTGCAACAGAACCTGAATCTGGTTGCCTCCGGGCTGCCAGAGCTGCCGATGCCGGAGGCCGTGGCAGAGAAAACCCCAGCCTGA
- a CDS encoding EAL and HDOD domain-containing protein: MLMAQGGNELLMVRQPIFDRDLKIVAYQLRYHYSDLLEDSFSDVETEGSMLVMHTFTSLFQDGQLHKAPVFLPFPDSILQSPQPLALPHKQVVVELHPGIEVNKPLLKHLLMLRKQGYRLALDQFSLQPELKPLLKLVHIVKVDFSLMHRSKILRLVEYLKRNKLIPLAQNVDDFETLKFCQQAGFRLFQGRFISRPVKVLGKQVPGNSAALIQLLQQLQRPDITPAEIQEFIVMDPKLSFKMLRVVNSAAYQLSQPIDSMQQAVVYLGHDQIKKWATLITLSANTDKPEAVIRNILIRGRMCELLAESSESDLADSAFMTGMVSQLDLLLDVQIEEILRQLPLTEEIKAAVADQSGFLGELLRWVTAYEQADWETVEQAGLDKAFFEVAYRHSLHWSDQAMEALSEVNI; encoded by the coding sequence ATGTTGATGGCGCAGGGCGGTAACGAACTTCTGATGGTCAGGCAGCCGATCTTTGATCGGGATCTGAAGATTGTCGCCTATCAGTTACGTTATCACTACTCCGACCTGCTGGAAGATTCCTTCTCAGATGTAGAAACAGAAGGATCGATGCTGGTGATGCATACCTTTACCAGCCTGTTTCAGGATGGTCAGTTACATAAAGCCCCGGTGTTTTTGCCGTTTCCCGATTCCATTCTGCAAAGTCCGCAACCGCTTGCGCTGCCACATAAGCAGGTGGTGGTCGAACTCCATCCGGGTATTGAGGTGAATAAGCCGCTGCTCAAGCATCTGCTGATGTTGCGTAAGCAGGGTTACCGTCTGGCGCTGGATCAGTTTTCGTTACAGCCGGAACTTAAGCCACTGCTGAAGCTGGTGCATATTGTAAAGGTGGATTTCAGCCTGATGCATCGGAGTAAAATCCTGCGTCTGGTGGAATACCTGAAACGCAATAAGCTTATTCCGCTGGCGCAGAATGTGGATGATTTTGAAACCCTGAAGTTTTGTCAGCAGGCGGGTTTCCGATTATTTCAGGGCCGCTTTATCAGCCGCCCGGTCAAAGTGCTGGGGAAGCAGGTGCCCGGCAACAGCGCAGCGCTGATCCAGTTGCTGCAGCAGTTGCAGCGGCCGGATATTACCCCGGCCGAGATTCAGGAATTTATCGTGATGGACCCGAAGCTGAGTTTCAAAATGCTGCGGGTGGTGAATTCGGCCGCTTATCAACTGAGCCAGCCGATCGACTCCATGCAGCAGGCGGTGGTTTATCTGGGGCATGATCAGATCAAAAAGTGGGCGACGCTGATAACCCTCAGTGCCAACACCGATAAACCGGAAGCGGTGATCCGGAATATTCTGATTCGTGGCCGGATGTGTGAGTTGCTGGCTGAATCCTCAGAAAGTGACTTGGCTGACAGTGCATTTATGACGGGCATGGTGTCACAGCTCGACCTGCTTCTGGATGTTCAGATAGAAGAGATTCTGCGTCAGTTGCCGCTGACGGAGGAAATTAAGGCGGCTGTTGCGGATCAGAGTGGTTTTCTCGGAGAGTTGTTGCGATGGGTGACCGCCTATGAGCAGGCTGACTGGGAAACGGTAGAACAGGCCGGGTTAGACAAGGCGTTCTTTGAAGTGGCCTACCGGCACAGCCTGCACTGGAGTGATCAGGCGATGGAAGCGCTCAGCGAGGTGAATATCTGA
- a CDS encoding 2Fe-2S iron-sulfur cluster-binding protein has protein sequence MPRIEIENLGLSLEADPGETLLQSLRRNGYRMRVSCRNGVCEICEVQLLQGEIRQHYPEKHLQLDADRAQPPEMVLACTCRPLSDIRVKIEGLRRPGELLVKKLLCSITAIEQLNHDVYRIRLLMPATASLSAEYYAGQYLDICLPDGRKASFSIASAPDSGRDLELHIRHMPESEMSNAILRHLQNESGVEVELPKGDCYLRAQTLSADTRLVMAAASTGFAQVKSVVEHLLANQYANPIYIYWGARVEADIYLEELPLQWAAEHPSVHFVPVVSEPENSPGWQGRTGLLPAAILEDFTDFDGVEIFTSGSPAMVYALLDACEERGFQESAMHSDVFAYAPRNKS, from the coding sequence ATGCCGCGGATTGAGATCGAAAATCTGGGCCTGAGCCTGGAAGCTGATCCCGGCGAAACCCTGCTGCAGAGTCTGCGGCGCAACGGTTACCGGATGCGGGTCAGTTGCCGTAATGGCGTGTGTGAAATTTGTGAAGTTCAGTTGCTGCAGGGTGAGATCCGGCAGCACTATCCGGAAAAACACCTGCAGCTCGACGCAGATCGGGCGCAGCCTCCGGAAATGGTGCTGGCCTGTACCTGCCGACCGCTGAGCGATATTAGGGTGAAGATAGAGGGGCTTCGACGTCCCGGAGAGTTATTGGTGAAAAAACTGCTTTGTTCCATTACAGCGATCGAACAGCTGAATCATGATGTGTACCGTATTCGTCTGCTGATGCCGGCGACCGCTTCCCTGTCGGCAGAGTATTATGCGGGCCAGTATCTGGATATCTGCCTGCCTGACGGGCGTAAGGCTTCTTTTTCCATTGCTTCTGCACCGGATTCCGGACGTGATCTGGAACTGCATATACGTCATATGCCTGAGAGTGAGATGTCGAATGCAATTCTCCGGCACCTGCAAAATGAGAGCGGCGTTGAGGTCGAACTGCCGAAAGGAGACTGCTACCTGCGGGCGCAGACGCTCTCTGCCGATACCCGTCTGGTGATGGCGGCTGCCAGTACCGGATTTGCACAGGTTAAGAGTGTGGTCGAACACCTGCTGGCGAACCAGTACGCTAATCCTATCTATATCTACTGGGGTGCCCGGGTCGAGGCAGATATCTATCTCGAAGAACTGCCATTGCAGTGGGCGGCGGAACATCCGAGCGTGCATTTCGTGCCGGTGGTCAGTGAGCCGGAAAACAGCCCGGGCTGGCAGGGGCGCACCGGTCTTCTGCCTGCGGCGATTCTTGAAGATTTTACTGATTTTGACGGCGTGGAAATCTTTACCAGTGGCTCACCGGCAATGGTCTACGCACTGCTCGATGCCTGTGAAGAGCGTGGTTTTCAGGAGTCTGCAATGCACTCCGACGTTTTTGCCTACGCACCCCGCAACAAGTCCTGA
- the ubiD gene encoding 4-hydroxy-3-polyprenylbenzoate decarboxylase, whose protein sequence is MATPKYKDLRDFIQMLEARGELKRIKQEIDPNLEMTEISDRTLKAGGPALLFENPKGYDFPVLANLFGTPERVAMGMGEDSVEALRDVGKLLSQLKEPEPPKGMKDAWEKLPIFKQVLNMGPKVVKGAACQKHVLEGDQVDLYKLPIQTCWPGDAGPLVTWPLVITRGPNKERQNLGIYRQQLIGRNKLIMRWLAHRGGALDFREWKEQHPGEKFPVAVALGADPATILGAVTPVPDTLSEYAFAGLLRGGKTEVTRCIGSDLQVPASAEFILEGYIDPDEMADEGPFGDHTGYYNEVDRFPVFTVERITHRSNPIYHSTYTGRPPDEPAVLGVALNEVFVPILQKQFPEIVDFYLPPEGCSYRMAVVTMKKQYPGHAKRIMLGVWSFLRQFMYTKFVIVCDDDVNARDWNDVIWAITTRMDPQRDTVMIDNTPIDYLDFASPVSGLGSKMGMDATNKWEGETDREWGVPIVMDADVRQRVDDIWDELGILD, encoded by the coding sequence ATGGCGACACCAAAATACAAAGACCTCCGCGACTTTATCCAGATGCTGGAAGCGCGGGGGGAACTGAAACGGATCAAACAGGAGATTGACCCCAATCTCGAAATGACCGAAATCAGTGACCGCACCCTGAAAGCCGGTGGCCCGGCATTGCTGTTTGAGAACCCGAAGGGGTACGATTTTCCGGTACTGGCGAATCTGTTCGGTACCCCGGAACGCGTAGCAATGGGGATGGGCGAGGACTCGGTTGAAGCCCTGCGGGATGTGGGTAAGTTGCTGTCGCAACTGAAGGAACCTGAGCCGCCAAAGGGCATGAAAGACGCCTGGGAGAAACTGCCGATCTTCAAGCAGGTGCTGAATATGGGGCCGAAGGTCGTGAAAGGCGCGGCCTGTCAGAAACATGTGCTCGAAGGGGATCAGGTTGATCTGTATAAACTGCCGATTCAGACCTGCTGGCCCGGTGATGCGGGCCCGCTGGTGACCTGGCCGCTGGTGATTACCCGTGGACCGAACAAAGAGCGACAGAACCTGGGGATCTACCGTCAGCAGTTAATCGGACGCAATAAGCTGATTATGCGTTGGCTGGCGCATCGTGGTGGCGCGCTGGATTTCCGAGAATGGAAAGAACAGCACCCCGGGGAAAAATTCCCGGTAGCGGTTGCGCTGGGTGCAGACCCTGCGACGATTCTTGGCGCGGTCACCCCAGTGCCGGATACGCTTTCGGAGTATGCTTTTGCAGGTTTATTACGCGGTGGTAAAACCGAGGTGACCCGCTGTATTGGCAGTGATCTTCAGGTACCGGCCAGCGCGGAGTTTATCCTCGAAGGTTATATTGATCCTGATGAGATGGCTGACGAGGGGCCGTTTGGTGATCATACCGGTTACTACAACGAGGTGGATCGCTTTCCGGTATTTACCGTTGAGCGGATTACCCATCGCAGCAATCCGATCTACCACAGCACGTATACCGGACGCCCGCCCGATGAACCGGCGGTTCTCGGTGTGGCGCTGAACGAAGTGTTTGTGCCTATCCTGCAGAAACAGTTTCCCGAAATTGTCGATTTTTATCTGCCGCCGGAGGGTTGCTCCTACCGTATGGCGGTAGTGACCATGAAGAAACAGTACCCGGGCCATGCTAAGCGCATTATGCTCGGTGTCTGGTCGTTCCTGCGTCAGTTTATGTACACCAAGTTTGTTATTGTCTGTGATGATGATGTGAATGCCCGGGACTGGAATGATGTGATCTGGGCGATCACCACACGGATGGATCCGCAGCGGGATACGGTGATGATCGACAATACGCCGATCGATTATCTGGATTTTGCCTCGCCGGTGTCGGGCCTCGGATCGAAAATGGGGATGGATGCGACCAACAAGTGGGAGGGTGAAACTGACCGTGAGTGGGGCGTTCCGATTGTGATGGATGCGGATGTCCGGCAACGGGTTGATGATATCTGGGATGAACTCGGCATTCTGGATTAA
- the rho gene encoding transcription termination factor Rho: MNLTELKTKSVPELLEIAKGMGMDNLARSRKQDVIFAILKRHAKSGEDIYGNGVLEILQDGFGFLRSADSSYLAGPDDIYVSPSQIRRFNLRTGDTISGKIRPPKDGERYFALLKVNEINYDKPDNAKNKILFENLTPLFAQDRLRMELGNGSTEDLTARVIDLVCPMGKGQRALIVSPPKAGKTLMLQNIANSITRNNPETYLIVLLIDERPEEVTEMQRTVRGEVVASTFDEPPARHVQVAEMVLEKAKRLTEHKKDVVILLDSITRLARAYNTVIPSSGKVLTGGVDAHALERPKRFFGAARNIEEGGSLTIIATALVDTGSKMDEVIFEEFKGTGNSEVHLDRKVAEKRVFPAINIRRSGTRREDLLTTEEELQRMWILRKLLDPMEDTAATEFVIDKLKDFKTNDEFFLSMKRK; this comes from the coding sequence ATGAATCTTACCGAATTAAAAACTAAAAGTGTTCCCGAGCTGCTTGAGATTGCCAAAGGCATGGGAATGGACAACCTGGCTCGTTCCCGTAAACAGGATGTAATCTTTGCGATCCTTAAGCGCCACGCTAAAAGTGGTGAAGATATTTACGGTAACGGTGTTCTGGAAATCCTGCAGGATGGCTTTGGCTTCCTGCGTTCAGCAGACTCCTCCTATCTGGCCGGCCCGGATGACATCTATGTATCGCCCAGCCAGATCCGCCGTTTTAACCTGCGCACCGGTGACACCATCTCAGGTAAGATTCGACCGCCAAAAGATGGAGAGCGTTACTTCGCCCTGTTGAAAGTTAACGAGATTAACTACGACAAGCCGGACAATGCCAAGAACAAAATTCTGTTTGAAAACCTGACGCCCCTGTTTGCTCAGGATCGTCTGCGCATGGAGCTGGGTAACGGTAGTACCGAAGACCTGACGGCGCGGGTGATCGATCTGGTCTGTCCGATGGGTAAAGGTCAGCGCGCGCTGATCGTATCGCCGCCTAAAGCCGGTAAGACCCTGATGCTGCAGAACATTGCGAACAGCATCACCCGCAACAACCCGGAAACTTACCTGATCGTTCTGCTGATTGATGAGCGCCCTGAGGAAGTGACCGAGATGCAGCGTACCGTGCGCGGTGAAGTGGTGGCATCTACCTTCGATGAGCCGCCGGCACGTCACGTACAGGTTGCTGAGATGGTGCTGGAAAAAGCCAAGCGCCTGACCGAACACAAAAAAGATGTGGTGATCCTGCTCGACTCCATCACCCGTCTGGCCCGTGCTTACAACACCGTTATTCCTTCTTCCGGTAAGGTACTGACCGGTGGTGTCGATGCGCACGCGCTGGAACGTCCTAAGCGTTTCTTCGGTGCTGCACGTAACATTGAAGAGGGCGGCAGCCTGACCATTATCGCGACGGCTCTGGTAGATACCGGTTCCAAGATGGATGAGGTTATCTTCGAGGAATTCAAAGGTACAGGTAACTCTGAGGTTCATCTGGACCGTAAAGTGGCAGAGAAGCGCGTGTTCCCGGCGATCAATATTCGTCGTTCCGGCACCCGTCGTGAAGATCTGCTGACCACCGAGGAAGAGTTGCAGCGGATGTGGATTCTGCGCAAGCTGCTGGATCCGATGGAAGATACGGCCGCGACTGAATTCGTGATCGACAAACTGAAAGACTTCAAAACCAACGACGAATTCTTCCTGTCGATGAAACGGAAGTAA
- the trxA gene encoding thioredoxin TrxA, which produces MSENIVNVTDASFEEEVLKAEGAVLVDYWAEWCGPCKMIAPVLEEIAKEYGNQLKICKLNIDENSETPPKFGIRGIPTLMLFKGGNVEATKVGALSKSQLAAFIEANL; this is translated from the coding sequence ATGAGTGAAAACATTGTAAATGTTACAGATGCTTCCTTTGAGGAAGAGGTTCTCAAAGCTGAAGGTGCGGTGCTGGTTGATTACTGGGCCGAATGGTGTGGTCCTTGTAAGATGATCGCTCCTGTACTGGAAGAGATCGCAAAAGAGTACGGCAACCAGCTTAAAATTTGTAAGCTGAACATCGACGAAAACAGCGAAACACCACCGAAGTTCGGTATTCGCGGTATTCCTACCCTGATGCTGTTCAAAGGCGGCAACGTGGAAGCGACCAAAGTTGGTGCGCTCTCCAAATCACAGTTGGCTGCGTTTATCGAAGCTAATCTGTAA
- the ppx gene encoding exopolyphosphatase translates to MTDPSVTAENSADQLLAAIDLGSNSFHMVVAQLSQGELRTVDVMSDKVQLAAGINAKRYLTDEAKQRGLECLSRFAQRVKDLPRDSVRVVGTNALREARNSREFIEEAEAILDTSLEIIAGREEARLIYLGVSHTLADDQGSRLVIDIGGGSTEFIIGERFEPQLTESLHMGCVSYSQLFFPDGCISHKQFHRAQTAALQELQSIRSQYLNAGWQSSVGSSGTIKAVQNACAALGYSHDSITRDALHQLRDTLLSFEHCDEIEIDGLKPERKQVFPAGVAILCAAFEALQIKEMTFSEGALREGVLYDMAGRLRHEDVRDRSISAMMQRYHVDQEQAERVEQTALLAWAQLKESWQLSRKHYDMLCWAARTHEIGLTIAHSQFHKHSAYLLTHADLPGFTTREQLQLATLVRGHRRKFPKEEFKALPKLQQEGYRRLCILLRLAVVLHRSRSKDRLPAITFRAENKKLYLEFPEGWLEHHPLTQADLEQEAEYLNSADLKLKFS, encoded by the coding sequence ATGACAGATCCATCTGTTACCGCAGAGAACAGTGCTGACCAGTTGCTGGCTGCGATTGATCTGGGCTCCAACAGCTTCCATATGGTTGTCGCTCAGCTCAGTCAGGGCGAGCTGCGTACCGTTGACGTCATGTCAGACAAGGTTCAGTTAGCTGCCGGTATCAACGCCAAACGCTACCTGACTGATGAGGCGAAACAGCGCGGACTGGAATGCCTGAGCCGATTTGCCCAGCGGGTTAAAGATCTGCCCCGGGATTCGGTCCGGGTCGTCGGCACCAACGCGCTGCGCGAGGCACGAAACAGCCGTGAATTTATTGAAGAAGCCGAAGCCATTCTCGACACATCGCTCGAGATCATCGCCGGACGCGAGGAAGCCCGTCTGATCTACCTTGGCGTCTCGCATACGCTGGCGGACGATCAGGGCTCGCGGCTGGTCATCGATATCGGCGGCGGCAGTACCGAGTTTATTATTGGCGAGCGTTTTGAGCCGCAACTGACCGAAAGCCTGCATATGGGCTGTGTCAGCTACAGCCAACTGTTTTTCCCCGACGGCTGCATCAGCCACAAACAGTTCCACAGAGCTCAGACCGCTGCACTGCAGGAGCTGCAGAGCATCAGAAGCCAGTACCTGAACGCTGGCTGGCAGAGTTCGGTAGGCTCCTCAGGCACTATCAAGGCGGTACAGAATGCCTGCGCTGCACTCGGCTACAGCCATGACAGCATCACCCGGGATGCCCTGCATCAGTTGCGCGACACCCTCCTCAGTTTTGAACACTGTGACGAGATCGAGATCGATGGTCTGAAGCCGGAACGCAAGCAGGTATTTCCCGCCGGGGTCGCGATTCTCTGCGCTGCCTTCGAGGCGCTGCAGATTAAGGAGATGACCTTCTCGGAAGGCGCGCTGCGTGAAGGCGTGCTTTACGATATGGCAGGCCGGTTGCGCCATGAAGATGTCCGCGACCGCTCCATCAGCGCCATGATGCAACGCTACCATGTTGATCAGGAACAGGCTGAACGGGTTGAGCAGACCGCCCTGCTGGCCTGGGCTCAGCTCAAAGAGAGCTGGCAACTGTCACGTAAACATTACGATATGCTCTGCTGGGCAGCCCGGACCCATGAAATCGGCCTGACCATCGCCCACAGCCAGTTCCACAAACACAGCGCTTACCTCCTGACTCACGCTGACCTGCCGGGCTTCACCACCCGGGAGCAGTTGCAACTGGCAACACTGGTACGCGGGCACCGCCGCAAGTTCCCGAAAGAGGAGTTTAAAGCACTCCCGAAACTGCAGCAGGAGGGGTATCGCCGTCTCTGCATATTGCTTCGTCTGGCCGTTGTCCTGCATCGCAGCCGCAGCAAGGACCGCTTACCTGCCATCACCTTCCGCGCTGAAAATAAGAAGCTCTATCTGGAGTTTCCTGAGGGCTGGCTTGAGCACCATCCACTCACCCAGGCGGATCTGGAGCAGGAAGCCGAATACCTGAACAGCGCAGATCTGAAACTTAAATTCAGCTGA
- a CDS encoding substrate-binding domain-containing protein, translating into MPRQCRILCCLSLVLFFLLPTRAIAEENLDYIRVSEFIQTHPEQQALMDSFAARVREPAQSASLAGIASARIAIIYPGEQSSDYWRRSIQAFTTRLQKLNIRFELKTFLSRPSVDKQLQAEQLVEALEWQPDYLIFSADALHHRNAIQRLLLRGKPKVILQNITTPIKSWQQYPPLLYSGFDHELGTQLLAREVLDKADGEFALLYFAPGYISRMRGDTFVRAASQNPELTQVASFYTDGNRGKAREATEKIMQRNPQVRLIFSCATDISLGILDALEKLGKQEQVIVNGWGGGQSELEALKQKKLDLTVMRINDDASIAMAEAIRLDLEGNTEQIPQVYSGDIVLLTQSTSEAEIEAYTKQAFRYSDL; encoded by the coding sequence ATGCCGCGACAATGCCGAATTCTCTGTTGCCTGAGTCTCGTACTTTTTTTTCTGCTGCCCACACGGGCCATCGCAGAAGAGAATCTCGATTATATCCGCGTCAGTGAGTTTATTCAGACTCACCCTGAACAACAGGCCCTGATGGATTCGTTTGCCGCCCGTGTCCGTGAGCCGGCGCAAAGCGCCAGCCTTGCAGGCATCGCCTCAGCCCGTATCGCGATCATCTATCCGGGTGAGCAAAGTTCCGATTACTGGCGACGCAGCATACAGGCATTTACCACCCGACTGCAGAAACTGAATATCCGTTTCGAGCTGAAAACTTTCCTCTCACGCCCCTCGGTCGATAAACAACTGCAGGCCGAACAACTGGTGGAAGCGCTGGAGTGGCAACCGGATTATCTGATTTTCAGCGCTGATGCTCTGCACCATCGCAACGCCATCCAGCGACTGCTGCTGCGCGGCAAACCCAAAGTAATTCTGCAGAATATCACCACCCCCATCAAAAGCTGGCAGCAATACCCCCCTCTCCTCTACTCAGGGTTTGATCACGAACTGGGCACTCAACTGCTGGCCCGGGAGGTACTGGATAAGGCGGATGGCGAATTTGCTCTGCTCTATTTCGCCCCGGGGTATATATCCCGAATGCGCGGCGATACTTTTGTCCGGGCCGCCAGTCAGAATCCTGAACTGACCCAGGTCGCCAGTTTTTATACCGACGGTAACCGTGGCAAGGCCCGCGAAGCGACCGAAAAAATTATGCAGCGCAATCCACAGGTCCGGCTCATCTTCTCCTGCGCCACCGATATCTCTCTGGGTATCCTCGATGCTCTGGAAAAACTGGGTAAGCAAGAGCAGGTGATCGTGAATGGCTGGGGTGGCGGACAATCGGAACTGGAAGCGCTGAAACAGAAAAAACTCGACCTGACCGTGATGCGCATCAATGATGATGCAAGCATCGCCATGGCCGAAGCGATCCGGCTCGACCTTGAGGGTAACACTGAGCAGATCCCGCAAGTATACTCAGGTGATATTGTTTTATTGACACAATCGACCAGCGAAGCAGAGATTGAGGCCTACACTAAACAGGCGTTTCGCTACAGCGACCTTTAA